From a single Rhodococcus sp. SBT000017 genomic region:
- a CDS encoding ParB/RepB/Spo0J family partition protein, which translates to MTASIETTTAATEAPTTGTTPVVGAGEEFARLHPNALEVGPNVRDKVDTDSDEFRAVVASITDHGVLLPILARRDGDRVVVIDGQVRTLAAREAAVDSVPVLIRPTASKAKDREIERLTQQVNTNDRRIALTAGQRAKAVTEMLDLGVSVTKIAKTLQYDKRDTVKTAGTAGRSETALGALDSGQLDLEQAAVVAVFDADGDTAAVEKLLRVTRYDFRWMAQRLLADRAVRKARTAAGIPYAERGLTVLEEEPAYGDRYLRADDLVTADGDPVTEAVIDGAAGHWAVWLSKEDQFTLTATGEVIEEDSIDWDTEDDPEAIPDEGLHHHKDITAAEVWVPEYYTADPDDAGVKPGPILAAALAEPAENVDPADAEAVAQVAEQKRLAAEAAAKETERAARRRTKALNVASLASTVVRKEFVSKFLTRKTLPKGASKWITDTLVDEPGLLTQNKASQYLAELLEVAVAEPTTTVYGDWKERAARDALAPVIDKANDTRAQVILLAQILAAYEARMSGTGKDWWKRVGGSNQDNYLGLLAENGYELTPVEQVAAGTMTPEQAYDALNEETVTD; encoded by the coding sequence ATGACCGCAAGCATCGAAACCACCACCGCCGCAACCGAAGCCCCCACGACCGGCACCACGCCGGTCGTGGGGGCGGGCGAGGAGTTCGCCCGCCTGCACCCCAACGCCCTCGAAGTCGGCCCCAACGTCCGCGACAAGGTCGACACCGATTCGGACGAGTTCCGCGCCGTCGTCGCCTCCATCACCGACCACGGTGTGCTCTTGCCGATCCTCGCGCGCCGCGATGGCGACCGAGTCGTCGTCATCGACGGCCAGGTTCGCACCCTCGCCGCTCGCGAAGCCGCGGTCGACAGTGTGCCGGTGCTGATCCGTCCGACTGCGAGCAAGGCCAAGGACCGCGAAATCGAACGCCTCACTCAGCAGGTGAACACCAACGACCGACGCATCGCGCTCACCGCAGGTCAGCGGGCGAAGGCAGTGACCGAGATGCTCGATCTCGGTGTCTCGGTGACGAAGATCGCCAAAACCTTGCAGTACGACAAGCGTGACACTGTGAAAACAGCAGGCACAGCGGGCCGCTCGGAAACTGCGCTCGGAGCCCTCGATTCCGGACAGCTCGACCTCGAGCAGGCCGCAGTCGTGGCCGTCTTCGACGCCGACGGCGACACCGCCGCCGTCGAGAAACTACTGAGAGTTACGCGGTACGACTTCCGGTGGATGGCGCAGCGGCTCCTCGCAGACCGTGCCGTCCGCAAGGCCCGTACCGCAGCAGGCATCCCCTACGCCGAGCGAGGGCTGACCGTCCTCGAGGAAGAACCGGCCTACGGCGACCGGTACCTACGCGCAGACGACCTGGTGACCGCCGACGGTGACCCGGTGACCGAGGCCGTGATCGACGGTGCAGCTGGGCACTGGGCGGTGTGGCTGTCGAAGGAAGACCAGTTCACCCTCACCGCGACAGGCGAAGTGATCGAGGAGGACAGCATCGACTGGGACACCGAGGACGACCCCGAAGCCATACCCGACGAGGGGTTGCACCACCACAAGGACATCACCGCCGCCGAGGTATGGGTGCCGGAGTACTACACCGCCGACCCCGACGACGCCGGTGTGAAGCCGGGACCGATCCTCGCGGCCGCGTTGGCCGAACCCGCAGAGAATGTCGATCCCGCCGATGCCGAGGCCGTCGCCCAGGTAGCCGAGCAGAAGCGGCTCGCCGCCGAAGCGGCAGCGAAGGAAACCGAACGGGCAGCGCGCCGCCGCACCAAGGCGCTCAACGTCGCATCGCTCGCCTCGACCGTGGTCCGCAAGGAATTCGTGTCGAAGTTCCTCACCCGCAAGACCCTGCCGAAGGGTGCTTCGAAGTGGATCACCGACACCCTCGTCGACGAGCCAGGACTGCTCACCCAGAACAAAGCCTCGCAGTACCTCGCTGAGCTGCTCGAAGTCGCGGTGGCCGAGCCGACGACCACCGTCTACGGCGACTGGAAGGAGCGGGCCGCACGTGACGCGCTGGCACCGGTGATCGACAAGGCCAACGACACCCGTGCTCAGGTGATTCTGCTGGCGCAGATCCTCGCCGCCTACGAAGCACGGATGAGCGGGACCGGCAAGGACTGGTGGAAGCGAGTCGGAGGCTCCAACCAGGACAACTATCTAGGACTGTTGGCCGAGAACGGCTACGAGCTGACGCCGGTCGAGCAGGTCGCAGCCGGGACGATGACCCCCGAGCAGGCGTACGACGCACTCAACGAGGAAACCGTCACCGACTAG
- a CDS encoding pentapeptide repeat-containing protein — MSLHAQVPTPAIPTVPVESTDSAGIGVWFLDNLTQPAATVLASLGIIVAAIITFAIGLLSRRQLDRHHKATHTLADTQALRGRFTTITAQLADPAPAIRTAAVSALEALADDWLDRDKPRETQACINVLCDYLRTPYETSTRNPHLRKETRRTHRTKYDYTDTTHEYPYDDLDTRHAITRTIAAHLQPHHDHSWSSFDYDLTGAYLHNLNLDFAVFSGKTTSFEDATFSGERTSFFGATSTGKYTSFSGAAFSSKRTNFENVTFNGEYTWFSKATFSGKSANFEWTRFRSSEYTSFSGATFRSEYTTFDRATFSGDYTSFTESTFDGEIISFDEATFSSRLGTTFRHATFSATKTSFENPRVWIKVEMDWDRLPGSVAGPLPTQPASVHPHEWPPVPKPLTG, encoded by the coding sequence GTGAGCCTTCACGCCCAGGTCCCCACCCCGGCCATTCCAACCGTGCCGGTCGAATCAACCGACTCGGCAGGCATTGGCGTGTGGTTCCTTGACAACCTCACACAACCCGCCGCGACCGTCCTCGCCAGCCTCGGAATCATCGTCGCTGCCATCATCACCTTCGCTATCGGGCTGCTCAGTCGCAGACAGCTCGATCGGCACCACAAAGCAACCCACACCCTCGCCGACACCCAAGCCCTCCGCGGCCGCTTCACCACCATCACCGCACAACTCGCTGATCCCGCGCCCGCGATCCGCACCGCCGCCGTCTCCGCTCTCGAAGCACTCGCCGACGACTGGCTCGACCGCGACAAGCCGCGCGAAACCCAAGCTTGCATCAACGTCCTCTGCGACTATCTCCGCACACCCTACGAAACCTCCACCCGAAACCCGCACTTACGCAAAGAGACCCGCCGAACCCATCGAACGAAGTACGACTACACCGACACCACCCACGAATACCCCTACGACGACCTCGATACCCGCCACGCCATCACCCGCACCATCGCCGCACATCTCCAACCCCACCACGACCATTCATGGTCATCGTTCGATTACGACCTCACTGGTGCCTACCTCCATAACCTAAACCTCGATTTCGCCGTATTTAGCGGCAAGACCACCTCGTTCGAGGATGCCACGTTCAGCGGCGAGCGCACCTCATTCTTTGGGGCGACCTCCACTGGCAAGTACACCTCCTTCAGCGGGGCGGCGTTCAGCAGCAAGCGCACCAACTTCGAGAACGTGACGTTTAACGGCGAGTACACCTGGTTCTCTAAGGCCACGTTCAGCGGTAAGAGCGCCAATTTTGAATGGACGAGGTTCCGCAGCAGCGAGTACACGTCGTTCAGTGGCGCGACATTCCGCAGCGAATACACCACATTTGATAGGGCGACGTTCAGCGGCGATTACACCTCGTTCACTGAATCGACGTTCGACGGCGAGATCATCTCGTTCGATGAGGCGACGTTTAGCAGTCGGCTTGGCACGACGTTTCGTCACGCAACCTTCAGCGCGACCAAAACCTCGTTCGAGAATCCTCGAGTATGGATAAAGGTTGAGATGGATTGGGACCGTCTCCCCGGTAGTGTGGCCGGACCACTTCCCACGCAACCAGCGTCTGTACATCCCCACGAGTGGCCGCCCGTACCGAAGCCCCTGACAGGGTAG
- a CDS encoding Lsr2 family protein: MAKQVTVQLVDDIDGSVIDGESGETIEFAINGVEYSIDLKAKNANEFHKKLDYYVGHATRVGGRKRKTSPAAASTATAAGGSVKRDPEQTRAIRQWAFDQGYKISERGRIPADIEEAYNAAH; encoded by the coding sequence GTGGCCAAACAAGTGACAGTTCAGTTGGTCGACGATATCGACGGGTCGGTCATCGACGGCGAATCCGGCGAAACAATCGAATTCGCGATCAACGGTGTCGAGTACTCGATCGACCTGAAAGCGAAGAACGCGAACGAGTTCCACAAGAAGCTCGACTATTACGTCGGGCATGCGACGCGAGTCGGTGGCCGCAAGCGTAAGACTTCCCCCGCTGCCGCGTCGACTGCGACAGCGGCCGGCGGATCGGTCAAGCGTGATCCGGAGCAGACGCGCGCGATCCGGCAGTGGGCGTTCGATCAGGGCTACAAGATCAGCGAACGCGGCCGCATCCCGGCCGATATAGAAGAGGCGTACAACGCCGCACACTGA